In a single window of the Ancylobacter polymorphus genome:
- a CDS encoding tetratricopeptide repeat protein, whose product MRGVAVMAGLLLTHLGGTGAALAQSPAAPKPAAPKPAASNSLATPLGSPLGSSSTAAPLGTDRDPAYTAYQRGRYRTALDLAVSRANAQGDAAAMVLAGELLSQGYGVRQDPTAARKWYEAAAAKGNADALFTLGAVLMASPTVTTKDQAVEFFRQAAENGSARAAYNLGLVYLQGEVAPKEPAIAAEWFKRGAERDQPDALYALATLYRDGNGVARDPIESARLLQRASEIGNDVATTELAIAVFNGVGVPKDEERAAALFRKAALQGNAIAQNRYARILSAGRGVPKDVIAAAGWHLVAKAQKLDDPMLDKLVASLTPEQRAQAQARIKPWTPPPAY is encoded by the coding sequence ATGCGCGGCGTGGCGGTCATGGCTGGCCTGCTGCTCACTCATCTGGGCGGCACCGGCGCGGCGCTGGCGCAGTCCCCCGCAGCACCCAAGCCGGCAGCGCCGAAGCCCGCCGCATCCAATTCGCTCGCCACCCCGCTTGGCTCGCCTCTCGGCAGCTCCAGCACGGCAGCACCGCTCGGCACCGACCGCGATCCCGCCTACACCGCCTATCAGCGCGGACGCTACCGCACGGCGCTGGATCTCGCCGTCAGCCGGGCCAATGCGCAGGGCGACGCGGCGGCGATGGTGCTGGCCGGTGAGTTGCTGTCGCAGGGCTATGGCGTGCGCCAGGACCCCACGGCCGCGCGCAAATGGTACGAAGCCGCCGCCGCCAAGGGCAATGCCGATGCCCTCTTCACCCTCGGCGCCGTGCTCATGGCCTCGCCCACCGTCACCACCAAGGACCAGGCGGTGGAGTTCTTCCGCCAGGCCGCCGAGAATGGCAGCGCCCGCGCCGCCTATAATCTCGGGCTCGTCTATCTCCAGGGCGAGGTGGCGCCGAAGGAACCGGCCATCGCCGCCGAATGGTTCAAGCGCGGCGCCGAGCGCGACCAGCCCGACGCGCTCTATGCACTGGCGACGCTTTACCGCGATGGCAATGGCGTGGCGCGCGACCCCATCGAATCCGCCCGCCTGCTGCAGCGCGCCAGCGAGATCGGCAATGATGTCGCCACCACCGAGCTCGCCATCGCCGTTTTCAACGGCGTCGGGGTGCCGAAGGACGAGGAGCGCGCCGCCGCACTCTTCCGCAAGGCGGCACTGCAGGGCAACGCCATCGCCCAGAACCGCTATGCGCGCATCCTCTCCGCCGGGCGCGGTGTTCCCAAGGATGTGATCGCCGCCGCCGGCTGGCACCTCGTCGCCAAGGCGCAGAAACTCGATGACCCCATGCTCGACAAGCTGGTGGCGAGCCTCACCCCCGAACAGCGCGCGCAGGCGCAGGCGCGGATCAAGCCCTGGACGCCACCGCCGGCCTATTAG
- a CDS encoding thiamine phosphate synthase, whose amino-acid sequence MARSSTRPASEPPRPAPRLYVLAPAADAAGIAAQAEALRQAAAEADIAAVLLRPASGVAALKPLLDACQAIGAAGLVDGEAALVATLGADGAHVDAVPALKAAVAALRPDGIVGAGGLRSKHDAMTAAESGADYVMFGEPDAEGRRPPFEATLERTEWWAQLFEPPCVGYARTLEEVEALVAGGADFVAVDTLIFEAPVAGARALAARLVLPAEAS is encoded by the coding sequence ATGGCTCGCTCCTCCACCCGCCCCGCCTCCGAACCGCCGCGCCCGGCGCCCCGCCTCTATGTGCTTGCCCCGGCCGCCGACGCCGCCGGCATCGCGGCGCAGGCTGAGGCGCTGCGCCAGGCGGCCGCAGAGGCCGACATCGCCGCCGTGCTGCTGCGTCCCGCCTCTGGCGTCGCCGCGCTGAAGCCGCTGCTGGACGCCTGCCAGGCAATCGGCGCCGCCGGCCTTGTCGATGGCGAGGCCGCCCTCGTCGCCACGCTGGGGGCCGATGGCGCGCATGTCGACGCGGTCCCCGCGCTGAAGGCCGCTGTCGCCGCGCTTCGGCCGGACGGGATTGTCGGCGCCGGCGGGCTGCGCAGCAAGCACGACGCCATGACGGCGGCGGAGAGTGGCGCGGATTATGTGATGTTCGGCGAGCCCGACGCGGAAGGCCGCCGCCCGCCCTTCGAGGCGACGCTGGAGCGCACCGAATGGTGGGCACAGCTGTTCGAGCCGCCCTGCGTCGGCTATGCGCGCACGCTGGAAGAAGTCGAGGCGCTCGTCGCCGGCGGGGCGGATTTCGTCGCCGTCGACACGCTGATCTTCGAGGCGCCCGTCGCAGGGGCCCGGGCGCTGGCGGCGCGCCTCGTCCTCCCCGCAGAGGCGTCCTGA